acgtgtcctcatcaaacgtcctttctgccaccgtaatactgtccttgactaacaatgccacccctccccctcttttaccacctcccctgagcttactgaaatatctaaaccccggcacctgcaacaaccattcctgtccctgctctatccatgtctccgaaatggccacaccatcgaagtcccaggtaccaacccatgccacaaattcacccaccttattccggatgctcctggcattgaagaagacacactttaaaccaccttcctgcctgccggtcacTCTTGCAACTTtggaaccttactcatgacctcactactctcaacctcctgtatactggagctacaattcaggttcccaagcccctgctgtactagattaaaccctcccgaagagcattagcaaatttcccccccaggatatttgtacccctctggtccgggtgtagaccatcctgttagaggtcccactgaccccagaacgaGCCCCaaatatccagaaatctgaaaccctccctcctgcaccatccctgtagccacgtgttcaactcctctctctccccattcctcgtctcgctatcacgtggcacgggaaacaacccagagataataactttgtttgtcctagatctaagtttccaccctatctccctgaattcctgcattacatccctatcccttttcctaactatgtcgttggtacctatgtggaccacaacttggggctgctcccccttccccttaaggatcccgaaaacacgatccgagacatcacgcaccctggcacctggcaggcaacacaccaaccgtgagtctctctcgttcccacagaatctcctatctatccccctaactatggagtctccaatgactagtgctctactcctctccccccttcccttctgagcaacagggacagactccgtgccagagacctgtaccccatgactgAAGCCATTGAACAAACTGGGGAAGAAGTGATTGAATTGGTAGAGAGCATGGTGCAGGCAGCATTGAGCCAAGCTGACAGTATCCGGCACCAACTGGAAAAGAAATGTGGTGAGCTGAGAGAatgtctccaacttcgggcaggaccagaacatatgtacatgattaacTAACAACTGAAAACTCTGTCAAAGATTAATGGTCATGTGAAGCTGGTGCAGGTAATGAATATACCCAAGTGATAAATACTGAATCTATTCCTATTCATCTGCCCAACGAACAACTGTTGATTCAGATCTTACTGATTAAACATGCTAACAGCTTTGTGACAAAGATCAATGTGTGTACCCAATAACAAGAGATAAAGATCGAGGGGGTAAGTTCCCTGGTATCTATATCATACCTACCTGGATACACAGACTTTGATCACTGCTTGGTGCTGTGTCAGCTAATGGCAGCTGGGCAAAAATAAGAGGCTGCAATAGTCTAGAGTACccccagtcagagagagggagtgtcgtcAGGGACTCTGCACTGGATCCCTTCCAGAAGTGTTTGTGTTTGATGCaaggtgagggagaggggaatgttgaTCGGTTTTTGACCTTTGTCAACTCCACAAATCGTCCCCAAGCCCCTTCCTCCATTTTCTGGCTTGGTGGGATTGCCCCACCCTCCAACCTCATCACCgataacacctcctccagcaacgaggaggaagGTGCTACCGGAAAGGTCGGAAAGAACTtttcgcaaagtcccgcacctgcatgcaCCTAAAACCCTCCCCACGCAGGAACCCAAActtcgcccccaactcctccaaactgccCTTCCAAAAACAAGTCCGCCATCTCCTTCATCCCTCTTTCCTcttgcaacacggtagcacaagtggacagcactgtggcttcacagtgccaggttcgattccccgctgggtcactgtctgtgcggagtctgggtaactgtctgtgcagagtctgcacgttctcccagtgtctgcgtgggtttcctccgggtgctcccgtttcctcccacagtccaaagacgtgcaaattaggtggattggccatgctaaattgccctttgtgaccaaaaaggggttattgggttactgggatagggtagaagtgagggcttaagtgggtcagtacagactcgatgggccgaatagcctccttctgctatgtttctcccatccccaaaacctcggatccatcctccccagctcaaaGCCATGATTCCCTTGGATCAGAATTAACCTTAACCCTGCCCCTAACCTAAAGTGCTCCCAAAATTGCTTCCATATTTTCAGCGTGGCAACCACCACGGGACTCCCCGAATACCTCCCTGGGGCAAATAGGAGTGGCACCTTTGCCAGCACCCGCAACTCCGACCTGcaggagcccatctccatcctcacccacaaagcctccgtcCCCCTACTCCAACACTGCACCTTTtccacatttgccacccagtaatagtacaAGAAGTTCAGAAGGCCCAACACCCcgactgccgtcctctctgaagtactgtcgtcctaatcctagccaccttacTGCCCAGACAAACGATGAAACCAACCAATCCACACCCTTGAAAAACGACTTAGGCAAAAGATCGgcaagcactgaaataaaaataaaaagcacAGCAAAATATTCAGCTTCGCCACCTGCACCCAACCTGCCAACGATAGAAGACTATCCCACCTCAGTAGATCCGCCGTAACCTTGCCTACCAGACCTGTAAAGTTCATCTTACGAAGCTGCgcccaatcccgggccacctgcactcccaaatacGTGAAGTGGGTTGTTGCCACCCGAATGGCAaagaccccacccccgcccctgggATCCCTCCAGTACACCTGGTTTGATGTGCCTTTTGTCCAGCTTCAAATATTGGATGAACCTGAATTTTCTCCATATAAACTTTAGGAAGCCCGAAGCcattgttttcaaatcccaccacaagcTCCGTCCTTTAGCCAATGATATTACCCTCTCCCAGGCCATTGTCTCACTTTAAAACAGAGTTATTGCAATTCCATCTGAAATCAAGCTGAGCTTCTTTTCTCATATTGTTTCCATCACAAAGATAATTTCCATCAGTGTAAAAAGCCCATCTTCATCACTGCCTCAGGCTGTCTGCTACAGAATACCTCATCCACACATTTCTTACCTCCAGACTAAATTAATACAATGCTCTCCAAACCAGCTTCCCATCGTTCATCATCCATAAACTTGATCTTAGTCAAAATTCTGCTGCTGTAATGGACACAAATTCCCATTCCTCAGCATTGGCAACGTCACTGGAGTGATAAATACTGAATTCATTCCTATTTCTTAATTTTCCCATGCCGGAACAAGTTTCAATCTTAGGAATTAAACATTATTAAAGGATTCATGGAGAAAGTACTTCTTTGGCAGTGAAGTGCCTTATGCCATTCAGAAGTTGTCAAAAGTACTCAATGAATCCAAGGAAACATCCCCACTATTTGGAATCCTAGATAGCACAAAGGAAAATTGttgttgttggaggccaattagATAGGCCCATCCATCTCCAGCTGCTTActtaatgaccttccctccatcaaaagTCAGAAATGGGGACGTTCGCTGAAGATCGCACAATGTTCAGGACCGTTCGCAACTCCTCTGATAAcgggttagctctgcagcctcgtggtgctgaggatccgggttcggttccggcccagggtcactgttgtgtggcgtttgcacattctcccagtgtctgcatgggtctcacccccacaacccaaagatgtgaaggcaggtggattggctatgcttatttgtggaaaaaaaagtgggtactctaaattattttttttgaaCTCCTCTGATAACAtgttggagcccttttgaaatagtGGGAAAGTCTCAATTCCTGGATTCCTGATCCCATCCTGGGCTTCCGATTTCCAGGAGTGCCTTTCAAGAATGCGGGAGGTTTGGGTCACAAACCGGCACTCCTGACCTGACCAGCTCCAATGAGGGAATAGACATGTCCTAGCCCCCAGCAATTTTCATGGGAGTTGGGTCAGCTTTTCAAAGTATTGTGGTTCATGACACCTCCAGAGGGTCACAAGCCATAGACTGCATGAAAGGCAAGTTCAAATGGCCCTTCTCATGCCCACCATGCCAAGAGATGATTCCACCCAAATGCCCTATGGCCCTTCATGCCCCCATTGCCAAGGTGTTACATATTCtttggctgagagcccagaaatACATTTGCCTGTTGGAACACATGAgccccagggaaaacattgcttgattgacagctttgGCACTCTGACCTATGCTGTCAATTTCATAATGTTTATTTACATAGGATAAATAGGTTTCAGGTGCTTTcagtttctgctattgatactttaaagagACTGGGTGATTGACACCTTTATTGGGCAGTAGTAAAGAAGAGTTTTTTTCCAGAAAGTGGGACATTATCAGTGAATGACCTTGTAAAAAatgtttttacatttttttttacagCCTACTGAATATTGCTCTGATACAGTATATTGTGGATGAATGGGCACAAACTATCATAGCTTGGCACGGGGATATGAGGAGCCATAGGGGTTGTTTGAGAGGTACAGCATGGCATGGGGACAGGAATATGGCATGGGGAGTGTTTGAGGGATGAGGGCTCTTCTGTTTTCATTATAACACAGCACCAAagtgggccttttaaacagcccgcCTCAGCATCTCACAGCTTCTGTGGCTGCCTCGGAATATTTTCCCAAGTCGGCTGGCCTGACTGCAATCTGTACCCGTCCGCCCACAATGAAATTCATGTCCTTGCAGCCACTTTCTCCGGAGGCGGGTGGGCCAAGCCAAGAATTTCCACAAATTCATCTACCCACCTTGAGGAtgaaaatacagcacaatgaaacagagaaacaggttatACTGCCGTCAATACACACAATAACAACAATGAggcttttaaaattttattttattttgaataCCATGAAGAAGTGATAATGACACTGAGTGTTGTTGCAGTGTGTTACACTAAAGATTGATAGAATTAATGATGGTTCACTTTCAGGGTGGCCTCATTTGTCTGATGGAATGTATCTTGTCCAATTCTAAGAGAGCCAAAAAAAGATGTGAGTAGACATCAAAagacatacagcacaggaacagaatagggccattcagccctttgagtctgctacacaggaacaggaggaggccattcacaaAAGgacaggaggccatttagcccctcaagcctgttacactggaacatagAGAAGggcattcagtcccttgagcctgttctTCCATTCAgtgagggtctggaactcactgcctggaaggatGGTAGGGGCAGAAATCCTCATTAAAGTGGAGTGTGGTAACAAACAGGGCTGTTGACCAAGAATGAGAGTTGGGATTAGGCTGAATAACTTTCTTGGCCAGCACAgttatgatggaccaaatggcctccttctgtaacatAAGTATATCTATGATGGCTCACCGTGTCGCTTTCCAATCCTCCTGTAAACTGGTAGCTGGAGATCTCAGCAGCCATGTGGTCTTCAGAACCTGCTGTCCACCCTCCAATATCAGGCACTGGCCAACCCAGGATGTAATGGAGCCTGAAATTACCAAGAAACATATTCAGTCATTAGGCTTCAATTGCCCTGTTCACTCCTTCAATGAGAGTCAGGGAGCAGGTCCATAAGGCCACACTCCCAAGATACTCAACATCTTGACTCGTTTTAAAGGACTCATTCACTCACagcttacttgaattatttaatgcaAAATGGATTTGTTTTCATCAGTTTCATTAGAAGAAAGACAGacagaggaatggagagagagacatagagggagggagagtgggaatgagggaaacagagggagggagacagtgggagagtgagatggagaaagagggagaTAGAGTGAGGCACAGAGACAGGCAGATAAATAGAGGGAAACAGAGAGGAATAGAAAGAGGAAGACAGAGCGATTTGAGAAAAGAAACAGAGATTCAGAGACACCGAGAGGTAGGGACCTAGAGACAGAAACAGGGAGAGGAACAGGTAGAAATGAGGTACCAAAGGACCAAAGGCAGATAGAAATAGAACAATCAAAGAGGGAGGTCCACAATGAGTAACAGAGGGGCTCTGGCTGCCCAGGGACTGGGACAATGTTTGTGTGAAGCTCCCATATTTCAATTTAGGCAATCTGTGAACTAAATACTAATTGAAATAATAGAAGGGAGTGGGATGGGCAGGGAGATACCCCGGAGATCAGATATCAGAGATGGTTACCCTCGGGGGCAATGGTTGTGGTTCACACCCATATAGCGGGAGATGACAATTGTGTAATTATTCTGTATAGTAGGTGGTAATATCTAATGTATTAGGACTCTGGGCAAGGCTTCTATTCAGTTTGGTTTCAATTCATCAGTTGTAAAAACTAATTTCAATGGGGGCTATTTGAACATATATTTCTAGAGACCTCTGTTGTTAACTTTGATTTCTCTAACTATGGGGTTAATTTTGTGGTTAATTAAAATTGGGATTAATTATTGTTGCGCTGATTTAATATTCAGGATATTTAATATTGGGGCTAATTAATATTGAGGAGTGTTTAATATTGGAGTTAATTATTATAGTAAGTAGggtcagcatgatggcacagtggtttgcactgctgtctcatggcgccaaggaccccggtttgatcccggccccaggtcactgtccgtgtggagtttgcacattctcctcttgtctgcgtgggtttcacccccacaacccaaagatgtgcaggataggcggattggccgcgctaaattggcccttaattggaaaaaaaaagaattgggtactttaactttattttaaaaattattggGGGTTAAATAATATTGATGTTATTAGATCTAAATATTGGAGGTTAATTAATATCAGTTGTTCCTTAATGCGGGGTTAATTCGTATTGGGTTATTTAATGGTGGGATTATTTAATAGTGGGCAGTACTAATTATTGGTGTTTAATCTGGGGGAGTTCAGGGTCATTGATTAACAAATCTGGAGTTATTTAACATTTAAATTATTTCACATTGAAGTGAATTGAAATGGAGTTACTTTCGAGTTAATTAATTTGAGATGAATTAATATTGAGTTTGTAATTTTTCTAGGTTATTTCAGTTGCTCCCGGTGTTTCTCAGTTGCCGGAGTCTGTCCCCTGATGTTACCTCCGGCCCAGGCTGTGGACATGCTGAATGTTGGCTCTTTGCCGTTGCTCCTGATGCCAATCACTTGGGCTTGTTTCTCGGGTCCAGCCTCCTCCCTCGCCGCCTCCACCGCGGTCAAATACTGGCCGTTCAGCCTGAAGTTCTGGGCCTCGCTCAGGTAGAAGACTGAGCCCAAGTCGTTCCTCCAGAACCCAGTCATATTACAGCCGCCCGCCTGCGGAAGAAAACAAGGAGAGGAGAGGAGCGGCCACAAGACAGCAAAGGCCCCATGGGGCAGATACCCGCGAGGGGTAAACACCGATCGGGAACAAATACCCACAAACAGGGGTTAAACACCAACAGAGGAAATTAGCCACAGAGGGTAGACACGGATGGGGCAAAATCTAAGTAAACAATGGGGCAAATACCCACAGGGCACAATACCTACAAATACCCTCACCGACACAACGCTCActttcaggggaaaacagcagaggacacaatcCACAAAGCCACATTCACTGGGGCAAAGTTATATCACTGAGTCAGCTTTCCTTTCACACCAAGTCCTCATTCAAACAGTTCAATTGCGAACCTTTCTCCAGACCCTGACCCTTGTATAACCCCCGAAGGAGACTAAAATGGGGACTTACCAAGATTCCAGGAGCAAGAAAAGCCAACaggaagagagagaatgcagagaccgGTCTCTCCATAATGGATGCTTCGTGTTAAACACAGCTCTAAAGCTCAGCTCCTTATAGAGATTCCACAATCCGTGCTGGCAGTAAACCAATTCAAATTATATCTGCTGACTTGCAGTCCTCGCTGCTTATCTCATTTAAACATTCCCCAGGCCGAGTTTAAACGATGAATATTTTGTCTTGAATGAGACCTTGAATAGAGCTTGAGTCCACCCCCTCACTTGAATGAGACCTTGAAATTTGGCCGTTGGTACCTTTACTTGAAAGTATTTGCAGCCCACCATTCGTAGAGCTCACTGGGATCTCCCACTcaatcacaacccccccccccccccccccacctcgaccgTGAACCCTCCAGACTCAGATCCCTTTCCCTCTGACCTCAGTGACGTCCCCACTCATCTCCAATCCTTAGTTCCCTCAGGGCTGCTGCTAGTGTTGCAGCTGCTCGATCTCAAAACACATTTACATTTGCTTTATCTTTTAGCTGTCTCCATCACCCGGCACAGAAACACATCAAATCTGTGCCACTGTCACTGCTTGGGATGCCTTTAACACAACAACTCATGTTCACATAGTGCCTTTGGTATCAGTTtccaaatatttttattaaaacagtaaccattacAGTTGTACAAggtcaaacggtacaaacactaattttgcgttGGAGAAACTGGGTACCCTCACTTCTGTACCAAtttacagggagtgggggagggggaggatattATTATTAAAACGGttaacacagttgtacaaaaacaaatggtacaagcactaaaccttGTACTGGAGACCAGAAACCCTtgtctctgtaccaacagaagggggaGGAAGGAAGGGGTTGGTATCTGTTTCCACACTCCTGCTCACTCCCCATAACTATTAATATCAATTTGGTCTGAATAGATTACCAGGGAGAATATATAGCAAGTTGTTCACCTCGCACACAGACCCCCCTCTTGATCTTTCACCTCCAGATTCCAGCCACACAAATTTAACAGTACAGCATTGAGAAATTCTGTTTGCAGAAAAAAAGATATCACCAAGTTATGTGATAAACCAACAGACGAAACTAATCTGCAGTTActcctactgtactccctatacacacacacacacacacacacgactgcatggcaaaatttggctccaactccatctacaggtttgctgatgacacaaccgcagtgggtcggatttcgaacgacgagggtgatagagaacctagtggagtggtgtaacaacaacaatttcTCCTCaatgcagcaaaactaaagagctggtcattgacttcaggaagcaaagtactgtactgtaCTAAAGTactacacccctgtcagcatcaacggggccaaggtggagatggttgacagcttaaattcctaggtgtgcacatcaccaaaaatatgtcctggtccacccacgtcgacgctacgaccaagaaagcacgaacccgcctcccatccattgactctatctacacctcccgctgccttgggaaagcgggcagtataatcaaagtcccctccctcccagcttactcactcttccaacttcttccatcgggcaggacatacaaaagtctgagaacacgcacaaacagattcaaaaacagcttcttccccgctgttaccagacttctaaacaactctcttatggactgatatgATTAATTCTACacgcctgtatgcttcacccgatgtcagtgtctatgtatttacattgtgtaccttgcgttgccctattaagtattttcttttcatgtactaaatgagctgcatgcagaaaaatacttttcactgtacctcggtacacatgacaataaacaaatccaatccaatgtatgcaacagtctcgggcaagagttgagagaggctggagagctgagggagggagggggggggggggcacatgggcTTGTGGGGCTTGTAGGGTCTTGGGCTGGAGAGCGGGGGCAGCTGAAGTGGAGGAAGCAAATTCGATAATCATTTTGAAAAGGAAATGAGATAAAAGCTAGGAGGAAACATTTGTTCTGGGGAACGAGTATGGGAGTCTATCTCCCAAAGAGTTgacacaataggctgaatggcctctctctgtcctgtgttctatgattctatatggtcTCACCAGCAATCTTTAAAATCACAGTGAGGACATGGTCTATCaggttgtgtggcaccaccaccatACTAAATGTCATAGATTTAGAATAGATTTAATCCCACTCCAGCTTTCCCCTGATAATCCTGCATATGAATCCTCTTCAATTGCATGTCAATTCGCACTTGTGCATaatgaatagttgaggccccagctatGGTCCACGAGTTACAGTTTGCCAAGTTGAAAATAGCCCATTAATCTCGGTTGTCTCCTGCTCGCCAATTCTCTATCCTCACCCACCGCAAGTTGATATCTTGTGTACCtttatgtggtactttatcaaatgtcttttggaaaaacAGATACATATGGACTGGCttctctttatccaccctgctggTTATATCCTCAAAAAATACATTTGTTAAATATGATTTTCCTTTCaccaaaccatgttgactctgcctcatTATATTTTGATTTCTAAATGTCATGCTGCCAcaaccttaataatggattctagcatcttTCCAATGACATATGTCCAACTAACTGGTCCCTAGTTTGCTGCTTTGtctccctcttttcttgaatagAGGTGTTACATTTGTGGTTTTCCCACCTGCTGGGGCCTTTCCAGAATCAAGGgaatttggaagattacaaccaatccATCTACTATAAGATCCTTTAAGGTCAGAGGATGCAGGCATTCAGGTACAGGAGACTTGTCAGTCTTAAGTTCCCTTAGTATTTCCATTTCTGTCCTCCAGTGAGTGATAGTTTTAGGTTCCTCCCTACATTTTGTCTCTTCGTTTTCCATTATTCTTGGGATACTTTTTGTGTCTTCTActttgaagacagatacaaaatacttgttcaaagtctTTGCTATTTTCCTTGTTTTCCATAGTTAATTCCCCAATCAGGCCACGGAAGACACGGCCACCAATAGCAAAGCGAATTATGACTGGGAATGTACAAAAGGCTAGAATTAGAGAAGCAGGTATCTTGGAAGTTTGTGGCGTGGAAGATTATagagaaaggaaaggatgaggccgTGGATggatttgattttaaaattctcatctttattTTCAAGACATTACTTGAGCAGGAGACAATATCGTTCAGCAAGCACAAGAATGAAGGGGAATGGATCTGAGTCAAGAGGCAGTAGAGTTTAAGGTGATCAAGTTTACATTTACCTTCAAATAGAGTCAGAATggcaaggagggcagcacggtagcattgtggttagcacaattgcttcacagctccagggtcc
This region of Scyliorhinus torazame isolate Kashiwa2021f chromosome 18, sScyTor2.1, whole genome shotgun sequence genomic DNA includes:
- the LOC140395455 gene encoding avidin-related protein 1-like translates to MERPVSAFSLFLLAFLAPGILAGGCNMTGFWRNDLGSVFYLSEAQNFRLNGQYLTAVEAAREEAGPEKQAQVIGIRSNGKEPTFSMSTAWAGGSITSWVGQCLILEGGQQVLKTTWLLRSPATSLQEDWKATRIGQDTFHQTNEATLKVNHH